AGATTTTGATGATGTGTACATTACTCTGGATGAAAATTTGCTgtaagtatttcacaaaagttggTATTTTTCTATGTATACACAACACCCATGaattcatgttttcaaaatacgAAATGAAATATTGTCCCTCAAAATGCCATGGGGAAATGATATTTTATGCTGATTTTAACATGCATTGACATGTCCCACCATTCTCAAAAACATCGACCGTACATAGTCCACTATATTATTAGCATTATTCAAAGATTTTTGTGAGATTATGAAACAACACCCCAACACATTCTGCCAAAAAAATGCAATAGTACTCTACGGTTGAGCTGAAGTTCTACTTCACCCTTGGGGCACCAGTCAGGTTAACTTTCAGCCCATCTTACTTGCttatttgtatacattgtaGGCCTATACTTGTGCATGCTTTAGTCCATGTTATTCCTTTTTTGATGATGAATAAATACCCTTTTTCTTTCTACATTAAGGATGCCTTTTCATCTAATTGAATTTCAAGCAAGCGAGGACATTGCTGTTGTGCCAGTTGACTGGTATGATGACGGGATGGTGTACTGGCCCAGCTTTAAGAGCACTGAACATGTGAAACGGGCAGCTGCTAACGAGGAGAAGCATGAGCCAAACTGGCCAAGATATGACGTAAAGGTCATCAGAACTTGTGGTATGCCAATTCATAAAatgattgtttaaaaataatttcatggttGCTTATTTTTGGAATaacctatttttattttctgataatgCACATGAAATTTTCTTTGCCttgcattgtttaaaatgttaaatttacATCTGTTGATGCTATTCTTGGCCAGGTCTCTCTTGTAAGAGATTGTGTACTCAACGAGaccaacctggttaaataaagagaATAATAATGATACTAACAATTATCATCATCAATAATAATCTGTGCAGCTCTACAGCTAATTTGAAACTCATATTAATtttaacatattacattttagacAACTACAAAGACGCCATCAGGCTAATGAATCAATATCAGACCGGCTGCAACGCCTCTGAGCTACAGTCTGAGGGTGAGCTGCCAGAGAAACGAGTCAGGAAGCCAATGTAAGTGGGTTcggtcttgtttttgttatgtttctacAGTAATAGGAAGGTTATTTCCTGTAGCATTTaaaaatactatatatatattatatgtatatttggcaATTTTGGGATTGCAATAACCAAAATGATATGGTTACTTAACAGCCATCGTTTTGGGGATTCTGATGAGAGTGAAGAAGAGCCAGAAAATTGTTACTTAGCTTCTCTGAGGTCGCCACGACCTTCCAACTCGGCTTGTGTATCAGTTGGAGCCTCAAGCCCAAACCAATTACACTGGCAGAGTAAGGAAAAATCTcttaacatcaaaataacaatCATAATATAGATATGGTTTACCTTGTTAGTGCTAAAGATATTCCCCTCTCCTtgtatccattcctccagctccACCATCTCGCCGAGTGCCAGGCAGCAGAGTCACTACTCAACCTGGAGGAAACTGTCTAGGTAAAGGGACCCCGTCTAGATTAACACAACAATGGTCAGTTTGTTTCAAATCAACAGATTACATCTGCATTACCACATCAGATTTTCTGCGTAATCTAATTAAATTGTAACTTTCAAAAGATAAAAATCTCAGCCAAATATTTTGTCAGTTAAAAACATCTGCATTCATGCAATATTGCCTGAAAAGTCAATATTGCCCACTCTCTCACACCACCCAACTCACTATGGGCCAGGAACGGCAGTCCCTCCTcaactccctccacctcccgcACCGGCCCTCAACATGAGGCGAACAGAGGAGCCCTCTTCAAGCCTGGCCTACAGACCAACATGGCGAGGGGGAAGAACGACTGATACCATTCCCTGCTCTGGTGAGCACTAACTGACAAATCCTCAGGGTCATTCTGTGCCACAGATTTTGGAATAACATCCCACAAccatcacattttctttaaactTTGTCAATAACTTTTGTCATTAACTATTGTCAATAACTAAGGTCAGTATTATGAGTAATGAGGATAAACACTGAAACGTGATATATTTTATACACTACATTTTAGCTATTTCATTTGTCAACAGCGGCTGAGTTCCAAATCCTTAGCCTGCTGGAGAACCTTAGACAGCAACAAGACCAGCTTGTGGTAAAGGTGAACTACCTCAGCAGCAGGCTGAACAGCACCCCGGGGCCAGATGTTGAGATGCCGGACAATATCCAGTTTCCCCTGGAACAATTGGAGGCAGTGgaggcatttgaaatgtttttaaaggaaccGTCAAATGGCCCAGCTCGACAGAGAGTGGTGAGTTTTCTTACTTAATATGAATCTTGCCATTAGGTTTATTGATTGTCCATGATTATtgcaataaacattttaaatgcacctTTAAATGCAACTTAAGCTTTTAAATGTTTACCTTGCTGTCTATTTAAAACAAGATGTCTTTGCCTTTTAGATTTCTTCTTTGGCCACAATTGGAGGTCAGGATGTGAAGAAGGTGACCTGGAACATCCTGGCCAGGCTCTTCACAGAGGAGGTATCTCATCAGATAAACTGGAAGGGTGTTAATAACAAAAAGTCCTTCAGTAGGATGGCAACGAAGATCTTGCTTTTCAGTAAGTATATAATTCAGTCATTAAATATGTTCAAAGTCGTAATATCGTAAAATCGTAACAACCATCTGTCAATATGACCATGTTGCCTTTGTTAGACTG
This genomic window from Esox lucius isolate fEsoLuc1 chromosome 7, fEsoLuc1.pri, whole genome shotgun sequence contains:
- the LOC105024657 gene encoding uncharacterized protein LOC105024657, which translates into the protein MVYWPSFKSTEHVKRAAANEEKHEPNWPRYDVKVIRTCDNYKDAIRLMNQYQTGCNASELQSEGELPEKRVRKPIHRFGDSDESEEEPENCYLASLRSPRPSNSACVSVGASSPNQLHWQTPPSRRVPGSRVTTQPGGNCLGTAVPPQLPPPPAPALNMRRTEEPSSSLAYRPTWRGGRTTDTIPCSAAEFQILSLLENLRQQQDQLVVKVNYLSSRLNSTPGPDVEMPDNIQFPLEQLEAVEAFEMFLKEPSNGPARQRVISSLATIGGQDVKKVTWNILARLFTEEVSHQINWKGVNNKKSFSRMATKILLFSAVRKNTVTRSATEAEVTKHAIRWFNLAADRATRRRVPPQATQTE